Part of the Woronichinia naegeliana WA131 genome, TACCTTAACCACCACTTCATCACCAACGGCAACTTCATCTTCAACCCGACCGACTCGGCCTTCCGCTAGTTGGGAAATATGAATCATTCCCTCTTTACCCGGTAAGACTTCCACAAAAGCTCCAATTTGGATGATGCGAGTCACGCGACCAGCATAAACTTCTCCCTCATTGAGTTTGCGGGTCATGTTGTAGATGATTTGGCGTGCCCGTTCAGCCCGTTCTCCTTCGCTAGAGGCGATCGTCACCGTTCCATCATCAGCAATATCGATTTTGCAACCCGTTTGTTCCGTAATCCCTTTAATGGTTTTACCACCGGGCCCAATGACCAAACCAATCATTTCAGGATCAATTTTAACGGTCAATAGGCGAGGGGCGTAGGGAGATAATTCGGGACGGGGACGAGGAATGGTCGCCAACATTTTTTCGAGGATATGGAGTCGGGCCGGACGAGCTTGTTGAATGGCTTTGGCCACTACGTCCATGCTCAAGCCCGTGATTTTCATATCCATTTGCAGGGCGGTAATGCCGGTGTCGGTTCCAGCTACCTTGAAGTCCATATCACCCAGAAAGTCTTCAATGCCCTGAATATCGGTGAGGATACGCACTTCGCTGTCTTCCTTAATCAGCCCCATTGCGGCACCACTGACGGGTTTGGTAATCGGAACCCCCGCATCCATCAGGGCTAAGGTAGAACCACAGACGGATCCCATGGAGGTCGAACCATTGGAAGATAGGACTTCAGAAACCACCCGAATCACGTAGGGGAATTTTTCTTGAGAGGGTAAAACTGGCAAAATAGCCCGTTCCGCTAATGCTCCATGACCAATTTCTCGTCGTCCAGGCGATCGCATCGGTCGAGTTTCGCCTACGGAAAAGGGTGGAAAGTTATAGTGATGGAGATAGCGTTTTTCGTCTTCAGGGTGAAGATCATCCCCTAAATCCTGGGCATCTCCTGGAGAACCCAAGGTGGCAAGGGAAAGAACCTGGGTCAAACCCCGATTAAACAAACCACTGCCATGTACACGGGGCGGTAAGACACCGACATAACAACTAATAGGACGAACTTCATCCAATTTACGTCCATCTACCCGTACCCCATCTTCAATAATCTGACGGCGCATCAGTTTTTTGGTTAGGGATTTATAGAGGTTAGAAACCACTTTAGGCTCTTCTGTCACCGAGATTTTAACGGGATCCTCTTCGGGTAATTCGGCGATCGCAGCCTCCACTGAATTCGCTTTAATCTCATCTAGAGCTTTATCGCGACCTTCTTTGCCTAACTCAAATTGAGCTAACACCTGGGTAATAGAAGCCGATGCCTTTGCTTCAATAAACTGAGATACTAGTTCATTGACGGTTGGTGGTTCAGAAGTGGCAATGGTTAGCCCTAAATCCTTCATTAATTCCCGTTGAGCAGAAATCAAATCCCGAACCGCCTCATAACCAAAATCGATCGCTTCAATGACATCCTGTTCTGGTAACTGATTCGCTGCGGCTTCAACCATTACCACTCCATCTGGTGTCCCCGCCACAACAAGATCTAAGTCTCCAGAATTAATCTCACGGTAAGTCGGATTGATAATAAAATCATCACCAATTAAACCGACTCGCACCGCCGCCATCGGGCCAAAGAAAGGAATTTGGGCCAAAATGACAGCGACAGAAGCCCCTGTCACCGCCAAAACATCCGGTGGCACTTCCTCGTCCATAGAAAGGGTAGTGGCGACAACCTGTAGGTCATCTCGCAACCAATTGGGAAACAGAGGACGTAGGGGACGGTCAATCAGACGACTGATTAAAATCGCCTTTTCGGGGGGGCGGCCTTCCCGACGTAAAAATCCCCCTGGAATGCGACCAGCAGCATAGAGCCGTTCTTCGTAATCAACTGTCAGTGGTAGAAAATCAATTCCTTCCCTTCCGGTTGCTCTCGTTGCTGTCACTAAAACTGCCGTATCTCCGGACTGAATGAGGACGGCTCCCCCAGCTTGGGGCGCAAGCCTCCCGATCTTGAGCCGAATATCTCTTCCGTCGAAGGATATTGACTTTTCAAACTCTTGCATGTAGCGTTTGTTCCTTATCTATCACGTTTCTTCTTCTCAGGCAATCCTAACACTTTTGATCCGCTCTGTGCTGAAGATCATTCTGAAAGCCCGCAAAGTTATTTCCTCTACGATCAGTAAATTTTGTTTAGCGATTCAAGATTCCAGACAGGCCCCCAAAGCCGCTATTAAGCGTTGATTGTCTAATTCTGTACGAACTGCAACCCGAAAAAAGCGATCGCCGAGTTCTGGAAAACTGAGACAATCTCGAATTAAAATTTGATGATTCATTAATAGGGATTGTTGCAGTTGCGAAGCAGGAATTTCGGTTTGTACGAGCAGAAAATTGGCCGCACTGGTTAGGGGATTCAAGCTAGGAAGTTGGCTTAAAGCCTGTTGTAACTGCTGTCTAGTAGAGGTTAACCAATCCCAGGTTTGTTGTTGAAAGTGTTGATCCTCTAGAGCCGCGATCGCCGCCGCTTCAGCTAAAACATTTACCGGCCAAGGATCACGCCAGGCTTGCCACTGTTGCAAAATCTCAGGATGGCCAAGAGCATAACCAAAACGTAGTCCAGGTAAGGAATAAAATTTTGTCAGCGATCGCAAAATAATTAAGTTAGGATGATTTGCCAAATCCGAAACTAGACTATGTTGATTCTCTGGTGGCAAGAAATCCATAAAGGCCTCATCCACAAGCACCAGTTTGAACCGAGACAGTAGAGGTAAAATGTCTGATTTTGGCAGTAAATAGCCAGTGGGATTGTGAGGATTATTCAATAACAAACCGGCTTCTTTGAACGGTAAGGTCTGTAGCTGAAGCAGGGGAAAGGTTTGCTCGACGGGCCAGGGAATCGGCAAAATTTGACCATCAAAGGCCGCTAGACTACGGTAATAGTCTCCAAAAGCCGGCGCAATCATAACCGTTGACGATAACTGGGCCAGGGATCGCCCCGCCAGGGTCAATAACTCTGCCGAACCATTGCCAGGTAAAACCCATTCCGGTGCAACTTGATGATAGCGAGATAACTGCGATCGAAGTTGAGAATAGGTAGGGTCGGGATAGTGACAAAGCTGAATGAAGGCCCCTTGGATCGCCGCCATCACACTGGGGGGTGGGCCAAGCGGATTAATACTGGCCGAAAAATCTAGCAAAGCAGAAGCTGGACAGCCTGCAATGGTTGCTGCCCAAGCTACATTTCCGCCGTGAGGGGGAGGATTCACTAGATACGGAAAACTTTCTGGCTAGGGAGCAACTTTTTCTTTAAACATTTTGCCCGCCGAGAAAGCCGGAACTTTAGTAGCAGGGATAACCATTTTTTCATTGGTTTTGGGATTACGGCCCTCCCGTTCTTTGCGTACCCTTGCCTCAAAGGAGCCGAAGCCCACGAGCGTGACTTTGTCGCCTTCCGCAACTGCTTCCATAATGGCATCGATCGCCGCCGTAATGACTGCATCGGCTTGTTTTTTCGTGACGGAAGCTTTTTCCGCTACAGCGTGGACTAGTTCACCTTTATTCATTGGATGATCTCCTTTTGTCGTCTGATGTTGATGTTTTTTGGGCATTGATCCGAGGGCGGAGTCCCTGGAGGTGGTAACTAACGAATCAATCAGGAGGCATTTTGCCGATGTTAATTGCTGAAATCCCTATAGACTCGCTGTTTCACTGCCTTATTCTAAGCTGTATTTGTCTGATATGGATCGATTAAATGTTGAATTTAGACAGTTTTTTTCAGTTTTTTTATATTTTGTTACTTAATATTCAATAATGACAGGCCATGTTACCTAGTTATTCACCCCATACTCATTCCAATATTCCTCGGATTAGGGATAAAACGGCAAGGGGTCGGATTTTCAGCGACTTCAAACTATTGGCTACTCAGCCAAGTAATTGCCTGACGAATCCATTCTTCTGCTTGCAGATTATTCTGTAAGCTAGGATCTTGTCCCAAAAAAGCGATCGCTTGATTGATTTCCATCTGGGTATAGCCCAGGGCCAAGAGCGTCATTTCCACATCCTCTAGGATTGTTCCCTGGGGTAAGTTGGTGTCAATATCCAAGCCTGAACCTTGTCGCCATTGGGACAGTTTGGACTTCAGTTCTAGAGCAATGCGTTCCGCCGTCTTTTTCCCCACCCCTGGTGTTCTAGCCAGTTGGGCCACATTTCCCATGACCACCGCTTGTACTAAACCGGACAAACCTAAGGTATCGATTAAGGCGATCGCCAATTGAGAACCAATACCCGACACACTAATCAGTTGAATAAATAAGTCACGTTCGGGTTGCGTAGGAAAGCCATAGAGAAAAGGTTGCTCATCTCGAATTTGCAGGTGAGTAAAAATTTGTAGGGGTTCCGTGGCTTCTGCTTGGAACTGGGAAGCAAATCCCTGGGGCACTTGGATTTCATAACCGATCTGATTCACCTCCAAAATCAGTATCCAACGATTCTGAGCATTTTTACTCAGGGAAATTCCTTGACCTTTAAGATACTGAAGCATCGTGTCTTTTACTCTTTAAAATAAGGGATAGGACTATCAGATTAAACGAACTTATCCATTAATTAAACTTTCTATGGCTTCTCCTCAAGTTATTGGTATCGATCTCGGTGGCACCGCAATTAAATTAGGTCGATTTCTTGAGGATGGCACTTGTTTAGAGGCTTTTTCTTTGCCGACTCCCCAACCGGCTTTGCCCCAGTCTGTTTTAGCAACCCTGGTGGAAGGCATTCAATCCCTACAAACGCTAGATTGTCAGGCGATCGGTGTCGGTACTCCTGGCCCTGCCGATGCCCAAGGACGGATTGCGAAACTGGCGATCAATTTACCCCATTGGGAAAATATTCCCCTGGCGGATTGGTTGGAAAAAGCGAGTGGTCTGCCCACTATTTTAGAAAATGATGCCAACTGTGCGGCGATCGGAGAGGCTTGGTTAGGAGCAGGAAAAGCTTTTCAGGATTTTATTTTATTAACCTTGGGAACGGGAGTCGGCGGAGCAATTTTTCTCAAAGGCGAATTATTTGTGGGATTACAGGGGGCGGGAGGCGAGTTAGGATTACTGACCATTGATTATCGCGGCCCGGTTTGTCATAGCGGCAATCGCGGTTCCCTAGAGCAACAGGTTTCAGCCCAAGCTATTCAACGGGAAACCAATAAAAATGGAGCCGAACTAGCGCAATTGGCCCAGAAAGGAGTGCCAGAAGCGATCGCCTATTGGGAGCATTACGGTCGCTTATTGGGGGTTGGCATTAGCAATTTAGTCTATGTTTTAACGCCAGAAGCGGTGATCATTGGGGGGGGGATTAGTGCCAGTGCCGAATATTTTTTCCCCACTATGCAGGCTGAAATTGCACAGCGAGTTCTATTGCCGTCACGGGAGAATCTCAAAATTGTGGTGGCAGAACTGGGCAATCAGGCCGGAATGTTAGGAGCGGCTAGGCTGGCTTGGCAAAGGTTGGTTCGTAAGTTGAGTTGAGACGGGGAGATGGGGAGATGGGGAGATGGGGAGATGGGGAGATGGGGAGATGGGGAGATGGGGAGATGGGGAGATGGGGAGATGGGGAGATGGGGAGATGGGGAGATGGGGAGATGGGGAGATGGGGAGATGGGGAGATGGGGAGATGGGGAGATGGGGAAGTGAATAGCGTTTTATGAGGGTGATCAATTACATTAAGAAGAGTTAAGTTTTTTCAGTACTAGCGTTTGTGAATCCGGTTAAAACCTTTCAAGCTTTAGAGAAGAACAAACGATGGAATCTAATACTATTGTTTGTTACAGCCCTGCTATTTTGGATTAGTCTGACGACTCTGTTACCAACCCTACCGGTTTATACCGAAGATTTAGGCGGTACTCGTCAACAGGTGGGCTTCGTGATGGGAGCTTTTGCGATCGGTTTACTGGGATCGCGGCTCTGGTTGGGTCAATTAGTCGATCAACGGGGACGTAAAATCGCTATTTTGATTGGAACTTTAGTTGCGGCGATCGCTCCGATGGGCTATTTATTCGTCAATTCGATTCCTGTACTGATGATGATCCGAGCCTTTCATGGCATTAGTGTGGCCGCTTTTACAACGGGTTATAACGCCTTAGTCGTGGATCTTTCGCCGCCAGAACAACGAGGAGAGTTAATTGGTTATATGAGTCTCACCATTCCTTTGGGGATGGCTTTGGGCCCGGCTATAGGGGGATATTTGGCCGAACTAGCCGGTTATCCAACGCTTTTTTGGACAACGGCCGCTTTAGGCTGGCTCACATTTATTCTCAGTTGCCAGGTTCGAGAAGTTCCGCTTTATATTGTCAAAAAAGAAACTGAAACCCTTCCCCATCAGGAAAACCGCACTGTGTTACAAATTCTTAGTAGTCCTTCGCTCTTGATCCCTTCTCTGGTCTTGTTATTAGTGGGTCTAGTCTTTGGCAATTTGCTCACCTTCCTACCCCTTTTTATGCGAGAAATTCATCTTCCTCTCAATACGGGGCTTTTCTATACGGTGTCTGCCATGAGCAGCTTTGTGGGTCGCTTTTGGACGGGACGAGCTTCCGACCTCTACGGACGAGGAATTTTTGTGAGCGGGAGTTTAATTTGCTACATTGCGGCCATGATGATGTTAGCTTGGGCCGATACGCCTAGTCTATTTCTGATTGCCGGCGGGTTAGAAGGAATTGGTAGTGGCATTGTCATTCCTATGATTATTACCTTAGTATCTGATCGCTCTGGGGTGGAGGAAAGGGGTAAGGTCTTCTCGGTTTGTATTAGTGGCTTAGATGTGGGAACGGCGATCGCGGGGCCATTCTTTGGTTGGTTAGGGGAAATAGTCGGTTATCGAGGACTATTCCAATTGTCTAGTGTTCTATCCCTATGCGCTCTAGTGTTATTTGCCACCCAGGGTAATCCCAGTGTCAGAAGTTCCTGGAAATTTGCCCTCGGACAGGAGCAGGATCGCTATGCCAATTAGTAAAAAACCCCCAACAATTCATTGGAGGTTCCTAAATAGTTGACCGCTTTTGACGGGCTTGGAGGGACTCGAACCCCCGACCTTATGGTCCGTAGCCATACGCTCTAATCCACTAAGCTACAAGCCCAATTTATAAGCATTTTTCTCAACGGTTATACAACTTATCATAATTAACGATCATGACGCAAGCTTTTTCCGAAAATTCTTTATTGACCCATCTCAACGAAACGGGAGAAGCTCAAATGGTGGATGTTTCAGCTAAATCAATCACGCATCGAGAAGCGATCGCCGTTGGTCAGGTACGGATGAAGCAGCAGACCTTTGAGGCTATCCAGGCAGGTAATGCGCCCAAAGGGGATGTTTTAGGAACAGCAAAACTAGCCGGTATTATGGCAGCGAAACAAACGGCCCAATTGATTCCCCTCTGTCACCCCTTACCTCTCCAGAAAATTGCGGTTGAACTCCAGCCCGACAGCGCCTTACCTGGCTACCGCATTCAAGCAACCGTCGTGACCAAGGCAGAAACTGGCGTAGAAATGGAAGCTCTTACTGCCGTGTCCGTTGCTGCCCTGACCCTTTATGACATGGGAAAAGCCTTGGATAAGGAAATCAGTATTGAGAAAATTTATCTTCTTCGCAAAACAGGTGGCAAATCAGGGGATTACCAAACCGATGGATCATGATTGATAACGGCAATTTTAGGAGCAAATCACAAAGAACTAGGGCGAACGCATCTTATTTTTGAAAGGTAGGCTGGATAAGGGTTTCCGAGATCATGATTGATTTTTTATGAAACGCTGAAAGTCTTATCAGATAAGGAGTCTAGAATTTAGATGCGTTTGCCCTGTATTGTTTGAGTTTCGCAAAGAAGTTTTCGACTAAATGCCAGCAAAATTAAAATTATTGAGCTAGTTGTAGGTGTGACCATGCCTCATCCTCTTCGGGTCTTAACCAATCTTCTGCTAAACTTGCTTGACTTAATAGGGCTGTTTCGGAGATAGAAATGATCGGATTTTCTTCAAGAATAGTGACGATCGCCTTTATTGGATGTGGAAAGTTTAACGGATTCGAGCAAATGTACGTTACCTTCTGGATCAATGATGGCTTCAACGGATTGAATCATGGTTTATTTTTTACAGATGATTGTTATCTCACTATTTTACACGATGACTGAAAGCGATCGCCCTTTAAACTTCACAACCAGCGATCGCCTCTCATCAAAACGATCGCCGCCTCTCAAAATAATCACCACTTTCCAAATGATCGCCTTTTGAACAAACAATCACTTTTAATTAGTGATAATCCAGGTAGCGAGGTTTCTTTTAATTTTTTCTAATCTTTGAGTTGAAATTTTACCTATGTTGCCTAGTAATATCTTTTTTGAAACTACCGCTAAACGTGAAACTCTGATGACACTTTCTGACTTTAAACCTGTTTGTACAAAATCAGGATGCTTGGGTGAAATAATCTCATCAAGACCAGATATTTCTTGACCTGTTTTAGTCGAAATCATACAGACAAGCCAATCATCATAACGACTCGATACAGGTTTGACTAGAAGAGCAGGGCGCAGTTTGCCAACAGAGAGATCTGTTTGCGGAAACTTAAATAATACGATTTGACCTGCTATTGCCATTTTTCGATAAGATCGCTTTCGGTATATTCAGGTAGGTTATCATTTTCTAAGTTTCTCATGGCTTGTGTTAAGGAAAACTGATGCCATTGTTGATTTGCTTGAATTTCTTCCAGAATAATAGACGCTAGAGCTTCTTGTTGATCGGACGGTAAGGTTTTAATTTTTGAGATAGCTTGTTCAAGTAGTTCTGTCATAATAAAAGTTTGTAGGACGTTCTTTATGTCATTATTTTACAATAGGATTAAAGCGATCGCCCTTCTCAAAAAATTAACTCTATGCAACGCGATCGCCCTTCTCAAAAAATTAACTCTTGCAACGCGATCGCCCGTTAACCATTCAAAAAAAGTAAGCAATATTTTTTGATTATGAATTTTTAATCTCATTTATTAATAAGCTCACCACTGCATTAATAATTTTCTGGAATTTTTCTTGTTTTAATTCGCCAACTTTAGATACGATTAGACTGCTGTTGGCTGTAAATAATTTACCTGGACGAGCATAGCTAACTAATTTTAAAGATCCATTAGCAAAATCATCATCGGTTAGTTTAATAGATTGTAAATCGGCGTAGGATTTGCTAGTTATTTGACAGAGTATCCAATCTTCTTTTCCTGAATTTGCTAATACAACGGCGGGGCGGAGTTTGGATTGTGAGAGGTCAGAAAAAGGAAACGGAATTAAAATTATTGAGCTAGTTGTAGGTGTGACCATGCCTCATCCTCTTCGGGTCTTAACCAATCTTCTGCTAAACTTGCTTGACTTAATAGGGCTGTTTCGGAGATAGAAATGATCGGATTTTCTTCAAGAATAGTGACGATCGCCTTTTTGGATGTGGAAAGTTTAACGGATTCGAGCAAATGTACGTTACCTTCTGGATCAATGATGACTTCAACGGATTGAATCATGGTTTATTTTTTACAGATGATTGTTATCTCACTATTTTACACGATGACTGAAAGCGATCGCCCTTTAAACTTCACAACCAGCGATCGCCTAATCGAAATAATTACTACTTGCCAAAGGATCGCCCTTTAAACTTCACAACCAGCGATCGCCTAATCGAAATAATTACTACTTGCCAAAGGATCGCCCTTTAACCTTTACAATCAGTGATCGCCCTATGATTTAGGTTTTATTTCAAACTCCAAGCGAGAACGATAAAAATGAACATCAAATTCCATAAAAAAGTTGATTTGTCCAAGAATTAGAGGGACATTCGGATTTTTTACCCAGGCAAAGACTAATTCGACTGGTGAATATTCTCCAACATGAGCGATCGCGGAGAAGGGCATTGCTGTTTGATTACCCAAATTACCAGCCAATTGAATAATTGCTTTGCGATCATCCCAAATACCGCCTAGTTGAAGTCCGAGTTGATAGGGAAGAACATTTACGGTAGCACCACTATCTACTAAACCAATGGACTCAATCTGTTGATTATCTCGTCTTAATTTTAGTGTAATTCTTGGTAGGCTATCAAATTCATTTTGAGTTGCACTTGTGGTTGAATATTTGAATAACATAGTTTAA contains:
- a CDS encoding polyribonucleotide nucleotidyltransferase — encoded protein: MQEFEKSISFDGRDIRLKIGRLAPQAGGAVLIQSGDTAVLVTATRATGREGIDFLPLTVDYEERLYAAGRIPGGFLRREGRPPEKAILISRLIDRPLRPLFPNWLRDDLQVVATTLSMDEEVPPDVLAVTGASVAVILAQIPFFGPMAAVRVGLIGDDFIINPTYREINSGDLDLVVAGTPDGVVMVEAAANQLPEQDVIEAIDFGYEAVRDLISAQRELMKDLGLTIATSEPPTVNELVSQFIEAKASASITQVLAQFELGKEGRDKALDEIKANSVEAAIAELPEEDPVKISVTEEPKVVSNLYKSLTKKLMRRQIIEDGVRVDGRKLDEVRPISCYVGVLPPRVHGSGLFNRGLTQVLSLATLGSPGDAQDLGDDLHPEDEKRYLHHYNFPPFSVGETRPMRSPGRREIGHGALAERAILPVLPSQEKFPYVIRVVSEVLSSNGSTSMGSVCGSTLALMDAGVPITKPVSGAAMGLIKEDSEVRILTDIQGIEDFLGDMDFKVAGTDTGITALQMDMKITGLSMDVVAKAIQQARPARLHILEKMLATIPRPRPELSPYAPRLLTVKIDPEMIGLVIGPGGKTIKGITEQTGCKIDIADDGTVTIASSEGERAERARQIIYNMTRKLNEGEVYAGRVTRIIQIGAFVEVLPGKEGMIHISQLAEGRVGRVEDEVAVGDEVVVKVREIDSKGRLNLTRLGIHPEEAAAARRVSQS
- the cobD gene encoding threonine-phosphate decarboxylase CobD codes for the protein MNPPPHGGNVAWAATIAGCPASALLDFSASINPLGPPPSVMAAIQGAFIQLCHYPDPTYSQLRSQLSRYHQVAPEWVLPGNGSAELLTLAGRSLAQLSSTVMIAPAFGDYYRSLAAFDGQILPIPWPVEQTFPLLQLQTLPFKEAGLLLNNPHNPTGYLLPKSDILPLLSRFKLVLVDEAFMDFLPPENQHSLVSDLANHPNLIILRSLTKFYSLPGLRFGYALGHPEILQQWQAWRDPWPVNVLAEAAAIAALEDQHFQQQTWDWLTSTRQQLQQALSQLPSLNPLTSAANFLLVQTEIPASQLQQSLLMNHQILIRDCLSFPELGDRFFRVAVRTELDNQRLIAALGACLES
- a CDS encoding HU family DNA-binding protein, which codes for MNKGELVHAVAEKASVTKKQADAVITAAIDAIMEAVAEGDKVTLVGFGSFEARVRKEREGRNPKTNEKMVIPATKVPAFSAGKMFKEKVAP
- the ruvA gene encoding Holliday junction branch migration protein RuvA, encoding MLQYLKGQGISLSKNAQNRWILILEVNQIGYEIQVPQGFASQFQAEATEPLQIFTHLQIRDEQPFLYGFPTQPERDLFIQLISVSGIGSQLAIALIDTLGLSGLVQAVVMGNVAQLARTPGVGKKTAERIALELKSKLSQWRQGSGLDIDTNLPQGTILEDVEMTLLALGYTQMEINQAIAFLGQDPSLQNNLQAEEWIRQAITWLSSQ
- a CDS encoding ROK family protein is translated as MASPQVIGIDLGGTAIKLGRFLEDGTCLEAFSLPTPQPALPQSVLATLVEGIQSLQTLDCQAIGVGTPGPADAQGRIAKLAINLPHWENIPLADWLEKASGLPTILENDANCAAIGEAWLGAGKAFQDFILLTLGTGVGGAIFLKGELFVGLQGAGGELGLLTIDYRGPVCHSGNRGSLEQQVSAQAIQRETNKNGAELAQLAQKGVPEAIAYWEHYGRLLGVGISNLVYVLTPEAVIIGGGISASAEYFFPTMQAEIAQRVLLPSRENLKIVVAELGNQAGMLGAARLAWQRLVRKLS
- a CDS encoding MFS transporter, with the translated sequence MFVTALLFWISLTTLLPTLPVYTEDLGGTRQQVGFVMGAFAIGLLGSRLWLGQLVDQRGRKIAILIGTLVAAIAPMGYLFVNSIPVLMMIRAFHGISVAAFTTGYNALVVDLSPPEQRGELIGYMSLTIPLGMALGPAIGGYLAELAGYPTLFWTTAALGWLTFILSCQVREVPLYIVKKETETLPHQENRTVLQILSSPSLLIPSLVLLLVGLVFGNLLTFLPLFMREIHLPLNTGLFYTVSAMSSFVGRFWTGRASDLYGRGIFVSGSLICYIAAMMMLAWADTPSLFLIAGGLEGIGSGIVIPMIITLVSDRSGVEERGKVFSVCISGLDVGTAIAGPFFGWLGEIVGYRGLFQLSSVLSLCALVLFATQGNPSVRSSWKFALGQEQDRYAN
- the moaC gene encoding cyclic pyranopterin monophosphate synthase MoaC produces the protein MTQAFSENSLLTHLNETGEAQMVDVSAKSITHREAIAVGQVRMKQQTFEAIQAGNAPKGDVLGTAKLAGIMAAKQTAQLIPLCHPLPLQKIAVELQPDSALPGYRIQATVVTKAETGVEMEALTAVSVAALTLYDMGKALDKEISIEKIYLLRKTGGKSGDYQTDGS
- a CDS encoding type II toxin-antitoxin system PemK/MazF family toxin yields the protein MAIAGQIVLFKFPQTDLSVGKLRPALLVKPVSSRYDDWLVCMISTKTGQEISGLDEIISPKHPDFVQTGLKSESVIRVSRLAVVSKKILLGNIGKISTQRLEKIKRNLATWIITN
- a CDS encoding type II toxin-antitoxin system PemK/MazF family toxin, with product MVTPTTSSIILIPFPFSDLSQSKLRPAVVLANSGKEDWILCQITSKSYADLQSIKLTDDDFANGSLKLVSYARPGKLFTANSSLIVSKVGELKQEKFQKIINAVVSLLINEIKNS